Proteins from a genomic interval of Paenibacillus sp. RC334:
- a CDS encoding molybdenum cofactor guanylyltransferase, whose amino-acid sequence MVEVTGIIVAGGRSSRMGQDKAMLQLGGVTVLERISAVLGQVAQRVIVVARDTQQYRRFGLETTTDLYPGLGPLSGIHAGLSASNTEWGIVVACDMPFVQPEVLRALIAHTTDWAAVQKTTSDQRKQEAEGEQALMGGNGLLNRATESALQAVITSVDGRIHPLLGMYHRSVLPSAEHCLRNGRLRLIGWLDLLNVRYATADDGPGASLEMWQQAVFNMNNPQDYQLTVNRLEHMQDLPDVQKTQKIQSDNHIKDRKEISKDEREGR is encoded by the coding sequence ATGGTGGAGGTGACTGGAATTATCGTAGCAGGCGGACGATCTAGCAGAATGGGACAGGATAAAGCGATGCTCCAGCTTGGGGGAGTTACAGTACTGGAGAGAATATCTGCTGTGCTAGGGCAAGTAGCGCAACGAGTTATCGTCGTGGCCCGAGATACGCAGCAGTATAGACGGTTTGGTCTGGAAACGACGACAGACCTGTATCCTGGCTTGGGGCCTTTGAGCGGCATCCATGCGGGGCTTTCTGCTTCCAACACGGAGTGGGGGATTGTCGTCGCCTGTGATATGCCCTTCGTGCAGCCAGAGGTACTACGTGCCTTGATTGCCCATACAACGGACTGGGCAGCGGTGCAAAAGACAACCAGTGACCAAAGGAAACAAGAAGCGGAAGGGGAGCAAGCACTGATGGGTGGAAATGGCTTGTTGAACCGGGCAACGGAATCAGCATTACAAGCGGTAATCACTTCTGTGGATGGGCGTATACATCCGTTGCTGGGCATGTATCATCGAAGTGTGCTGCCGTCCGCCGAGCATTGTCTGCGCAATGGTCGTCTGCGTCTGATTGGCTGGCTGGATCTCCTGAACGTTCGTTATGCGACAGCGGATGATGGGCCGGGAGCGAGCTTAGAAATGTGGCAGCAAGCCGTCTTCAATATGAACAACCCTCAGGATTATCAGCTTACAGTAAATCGTTTGGAGCACATGCAAGATTTACCGGATGTGCAGAAAACTCAGAAAATACAGAGCGATAATCACATCAAGGACAGGAAGGAAATATCGAAAGATGAGAGAGAAGGTAGGTAA